Genomic segment of Trichoderma breve strain T069 chromosome 7 map unlocalized scaffold00007, whole genome shotgun sequence:
TTAGACGATACTTAATTCGTTCCAATTTTTGTGAACCACACTGTTCCTTTTGCAAACGACATAAAACTCAACCCAACGCAAATCACAATGTCTGCCTCACCCCCACAACCTACTCAATCGGCCAAGCGCCCTCTCGAAGAggcctcctcgccctcccgAGCCACCGACCAGCCTGAGGCCAAGCGACCCGCCCTGGACAAGACATCCAAGAATGACGAAGAGACGGAAAAGCTGGATCTCGCACCTGAGCTACCCGTCGAGACTGCAGAGGAGAATGGCGAAGAAAGCGCCAACGGCGTCGCCGCAACTGAGGACTCGGCCCCTGCAACCGATGCCGGCACCACTGCCAAGGCCACTCCTACTGTAGCGATATCAACGGAGGCTTCAtctgctgtggctgcttcgGCTGCCGCTCATGACGAGAGCTCGTGGATCCATATTCGAGCAGTCATCTCTAGTCCGGAGGCTGCCACCATCATTGGCAAGGGTGGTGAGAACGTATCTAACATTCGGAAAATGTCCAACGCCAAGTGCACCGTCAGCGACTATCAAAAGGGAGCTGTCGAGCGCATCTTGACCGTCAGTGGCATCGTCGATGCAGTTGCCAAGGTAGGAATAGatcccctttccccctcgTGAACTTTCCTGTAAGCTGTTGGACTAACATTCcgttctctttcttctctttctcctttaACAGGCTTTTGGTTTGATTATACGAACATTGAACAATGAGCCGCTCAACGAGGCATCTACTGCCTCTTCCAAGACATATCCCCTCCGTCTTCTGATTCCCCATATCCTGATCGGTTCTATTATTGGCAAGGGCGGTTCTCGTATCCGGGAAATCCAGGAAGCGTCGGGCGCCCGGCTGAATGCCTCAGACTCGTGCCTCCCCATGTCGAGCGAGCGCTCCCTCGTTGTGATGGGCGTTGCCGACGCAGTACACATTGCCACTTACTATGTCGGCAGCActctgcttgagcagctcaatgaGCGATTCGGTGGACCGGCCGCGTCTGCATATGCGACCAGAAGCGGCGCTCCCGTGGGATCCATCCCCGGCGGTATGCAAGTTGTCCCCTACAGCCCACAGCCTGCATCAGGGCACTACGGACGAGCAGAGAACTACGGCCGGCATCAAGAGCGCCGGCCTCATCACATGCCACCCGCGCCCTACCCCCAACCGTACCCTCACGGTGCTCCTCACGGCACCCCGGCGATTCCCATGCAGTACGGAGCGGGCCAGCCTGCCGCCTATGGAGCGGCCGCGCCTCACGTACAGCCTCACATGGCACCCCATACCGGCCCCCAGGCGCACGGAGCCCC
This window contains:
- a CDS encoding KH domain-containing protein; the protein is MSASPPQPTQSAKRPLEEASSPSRATDQPEAKRPALDKTSKNDEETEKLDLAPELPVETAEENGEESANGVAATEDSAPATDAGTTAKATPTVAISTEASSAVAASAAAHDESSWIHIRAVISSPEAATIIGKGGENVSNIRKMSNAKCTVSDYQKGAVERILTVSGIVDAVAKAFGLIIRTLNNEPLNEASTASSKTYPLRLLIPHILIGSIIGKGGSRIREIQEASGARLNASDSCLPMSSERSLVVMGVADAVHIATYYVGSTLLEQLNERFGGPAASAYATRSGAPVGSIPGGMQVVPYSPQPASGHYGRAENYGRHQERRPHHMPPAPYPQPYPHGAPHGTPAIPMQYGAGQPAAYGAAAPHVQPHMAPHTGPQAHGAPQGQPMHAGMPGGPITQQIYIPNDMVGAIIGKGGQKINEIRQMSGSVIKINEPQDNSNERLVTITGTEECNRMALYMLYSRLESEKHRI